CAGTTTGCCATGCATGGCCCCAATCATCGTGCCAACCCCATAACGCTGTTATGGCGACTGCCTGCAAAGGCGACGCCTCATACTGGAAGCTCTCCCCGGATTGAAGCCTGAGGCTATCACCGGGCAGCAGGAGCACATCCTCAATGTCGATACTTTCCGTGTCTTCGATGGCGATCAATGTCAGTAGGTCGTCTTTCAGGTCCATGATCGTTGGCTGGGCAGGGTCAATGTCATGCAGCAGGGTGGCGCGATAAGGTGAAAAACGGCGGTGAGTCGTCCGTTCGATGTGGGATGTGGCTGCCAACAAGGCCATGAGCAGACGGCGGTCTTCGTTGGTATCGTCCACCCCAAAGCCGAGATGCTCCCGTAAGGCGTACAATGTGGCGAATGTATTCATCGTGATGTTCTCCTTTTGGTATAGGATGATAGATGGATGTGTAATCGGGTCGCGGATGAGGTTGCAAAAAGGCATTACTGGGCAGCGGTTGCCTTCGTAGATGTGGCGCTTCTTGTGCCGATTTAGAAGGGTAAACCCTGCTACCTTTGCCTATTTAGAAAATTCGTCGCACAAATTTTGAACAATCCCCCTATAAGCCGCGTAAGACGATACGAAGCGGGAGGAAAATACGGCGTGACTGACGATCTGGAACAAGATTTATTGCGTGAGGCTCAGGGTGGTGATATGACCGCCTATGAGGACTTACAGCTGCTATTGGAGCCAGAGATACGCCGATATGTACGGCGTATGGTGAACAATCCATATGTCGAGGACGATATTATGCAGGATGTGTTCATCCGTTTTTATATGAACATGCACAATATCGACCCGGTCAGCAGCTTACGCCCTTATATCTTCCGCATCGCAAGGAATCGCTGTTACGATGAGTTCCGCCGCTACGGGCGCACCGATGAAATGTCACTGGATGATGAGCCGATCCAAATGCGCGTCTCCTTTACAGAAGCGCACCGGGTCCCTAAACCGGACGACATCACACACTGGATGCTGCTCCAGCTAGAAGTTCGTGAGGCGATTGATAATCTGCCAGAGACACAGCGCGAAGCGCTCATTCTCTATAGTGAAGAGCAGATGTCTTATGCGGAAATTGCAGAAATCATGGATTGTAGTATCGGTACCGTGAAGTCTCGCCTGTACTACGCCAAAAAGAATTTGCGCGGCCTGCTGCGGCCAGAGACCGTCGACGTATTGGATGAAGAATTCGGTAACAGTCCGTCGCGCAGCAACAACAGCAGCAACAACAACACAGGATCAGAACCTCAACATGAGGAGGAACAGAAAAATGGCAAACCACAATTACAACCCTGAACAGGATGAACCGGAAGAGTTCGGCCAGGATTTTGGTCAGGACTTCGGTGAAGACTTTGAGCCGGATTTTGAGGCAGGGGTCGCAGATGAGATTCACGAATCCATTGATGAGATTCGGGATGACATCAACGCGGCTGTCGATGAAGCGATTCGTGCAGGTGGCGATATCCGTAACCTGGGCGATCAAATCAGCAACATGGTGAATGAGGCACTCAATGCTTCTCTGGGTGGCAAGCGTAAACACGGCCATCAATCCTGGATTACGCCCCCGACGCCGCCAACACCTCCAACCCCGCCGACGCCTCCGGTCCCACCAACGCCGATGGGCTTTGCCTACTCGTTCTCGGTGGATGATGAGGATATGCCGGAGTTCGATGTCCGGGCGATGTTAAAGATTCTCCGTGCTTTGACGGCCTTAAATCGCACCTTGGAAGGCGCGTTAGTGACGAAGACCTTTAAGGGGACGGGCAATATGGTCCGCCAACAGTATCAGCGCCTTTACCAGCGTGCTGTTGAGATGCTGCCGGATGATGATGTGCTGGCAGATTTACAGGCGGAATTTGAAGACGTTGACGATGAAGAAGAGCTTGTTGCCCAGGTACGCGCTGCAGTGGGCCAGCTCACCAGCTACCTGGAAGAAGTGATGAAAGCTGAGCGTCGCCGCCGCCGCCAGACTGGCGAAAGTGGCAGTTGGGATGAAGTGCGCAACCTGGGCCAGCGCTTACAGGATCAAATCCTATCGCTGACGAAAGGGTCCATTATGCGCGCCCTGGATAACGTCACGGTCAACTATGACCTGGAAATTGGCGGCAAGCGCTATACCAACATGGAAGGTGAGAATCTGACGGGGGCCAACCTGGAAGGTGGCGATTATGCCGGACATGATCTGGAACACGCCAATATGACGGGCGCGAACCTCATCAATGCCAACTTCTCAGAGGCCAACCTTGAAAGTTCCCTGCTCGTTGGTGCCAATATGACCGGCGCGAACTTCTCCAATGCGAACCTGGAAGGCTGCCGACTGACAGGCGCGAATGGGCATCGTGTCAATTTCTCCGACGCGAACCTGGAAGATAGCGACCTGAGCGGAGCGAATTTTTCGAATGCCATTTTCGCAAATGCGAACCTGGAAGATGTGAACCTGACAGGGGCACGCCTCCAGAAAGCAAATTTCCAGGGGTCCAACCTTGAAGACGCCAAGATGCAATCTGCCAATGCACAGCACGCAGATTTCCGGAATGCGAACCTCAGCGATGTGAACATGACCGCCGCAAACCTGACGGGCTCGAATTTTGACGATGCGAATGCGGAAGATGTGAGCTTTAAGCATGCCAATCTCAGCGGCGCATCCTTTAAAAATGCCGAGCTATCCGATGCGGATTTCACCGGGGCGAATTTGTCCAAAGTGGATTTCACCGGGGCGAACCTGGAAGACGCCACGATGCCGGATCGCCGCCGCTATCGTGAGGGCGATGACCTGAGCAAGTTCGGGGCCTTCAGAGAAGATGATACGCCCAAGGCGAAGCGTAAGGCCAAAGTGCCGGGCGAAGGGCCACAAGATAACATCGATGAATTGGATGATTGGCGTGGGGCCAACCTGCGCGGGCAAAATCTACGCGGGCGCGATATGCAGGGGCGTAACCTCAGCGGTGCGATCCTGACGCAAACGGACATGCGCGAAGTCAATCTGGAAGGCGCATTCCTGACAGGCGCGTTGCTCATCGGCACACAATTACGCGGGGCGAATCTCTATCGTGCGGATCTCACCGGGGCGAACCTGGCAGGCGCAGACCTGCGCGGTGCTGAACTGAGTTTAGCCAATATGCGTAACGCCAATCTGGGTGGGGCGAACCTGGATGGCGCAAACCTTGAAGGCGCTGTGATGCCGGATGGCAGCACCTATGGCCCGGATACAGATATGAGCCTGTTTGGTGGTATCACCAACCTCTAGTATCGGCATATCATTCGTCAATTTCATTAAAACAGAAGGCCCTATATATAGGGCCTTCTTGCGTTACGCCATGGATAAGGTCTGTTGATCTACCGCTTCTTATTACCCGACCCATGCGAACAACGTTTGTGAGGCAGAGACGACGACCTGCCTTGTACTTTCTCGTACTGTTTTTATACCCTGCTAAAAAGTAATTGCCAAAAAGTGACCTGATAACACCCTTTAAGAACTCATTCGTTTGCTAGGCATAGGGTGTCGCTCTTCCTGACGTGCGCTTTTTCTTCTTGCGCTGCTCCGTTGGTATAAGATACGCGGGCTTGCCCCAACGCCTCATAGTCAGCCATGTGAAGGGGATGCTGAATAAGGTCAGGACCAGAAGATAAGGCAGGCTCAGGTCATGCTGGAGGCCAAAATAGAGCAGCGTCAGTACCAGGAGCACGCTGCCAAGTGCTAATACAGTTTGTAGGCCCTGGATGATGGCAGGCTTGAGCTGCT
The Phototrophicus methaneseepsis DNA segment above includes these coding regions:
- a CDS encoding pentapeptide repeat-containing protein; amino-acid sequence: MANHNYNPEQDEPEEFGQDFGQDFGEDFEPDFEAGVADEIHESIDEIRDDINAAVDEAIRAGGDIRNLGDQISNMVNEALNASLGGKRKHGHQSWITPPTPPTPPTPPTPPVPPTPMGFAYSFSVDDEDMPEFDVRAMLKILRALTALNRTLEGALVTKTFKGTGNMVRQQYQRLYQRAVEMLPDDDVLADLQAEFEDVDDEEELVAQVRAAVGQLTSYLEEVMKAERRRRRQTGESGSWDEVRNLGQRLQDQILSLTKGSIMRALDNVTVNYDLEIGGKRYTNMEGENLTGANLEGGDYAGHDLEHANMTGANLINANFSEANLESSLLVGANMTGANFSNANLEGCRLTGANGHRVNFSDANLEDSDLSGANFSNAIFANANLEDVNLTGARLQKANFQGSNLEDAKMQSANAQHADFRNANLSDVNMTAANLTGSNFDDANAEDVSFKHANLSGASFKNAELSDADFTGANLSKVDFTGANLEDATMPDRRRYREGDDLSKFGAFREDDTPKAKRKAKVPGEGPQDNIDELDDWRGANLRGQNLRGRDMQGRNLSGAILTQTDMREVNLEGAFLTGALLIGTQLRGANLYRADLTGANLAGADLRGAELSLANMRNANLGGANLDGANLEGAVMPDGSTYGPDTDMSLFGGITNL
- a CDS encoding RNA polymerase sigma factor, with protein sequence MTDDLEQDLLREAQGGDMTAYEDLQLLLEPEIRRYVRRMVNNPYVEDDIMQDVFIRFYMNMHNIDPVSSLRPYIFRIARNRCYDEFRRYGRTDEMSLDDEPIQMRVSFTEAHRVPKPDDITHWMLLQLEVREAIDNLPETQREALILYSEEQMSYAEIAEIMDCSIGTVKSRLYYAKKNLRGLLRPETVDVLDEEFGNSPSRSNNSSNNNTGSEPQHEEEQKNGKPQLQP